From one Mytilus edulis chromosome 1, xbMytEdul2.2, whole genome shotgun sequence genomic stretch:
- the LOC139523304 gene encoding thioredoxin domain-containing protein 12-like produces MLTGRLVRKIHITDIPPKISKGSVHLGISTAAGKMDFLTRVILFISCITVSIANDLARGWNDDVAWVTLEDGIKAAKEQNKPMMLVIHKTWCGACKSLKPQFDSSKEIAELSKPFVMVNVLDDEEPEGEKYSPDGGYIPRVLFYDPDGNILDQYKNENGHPDYKYYHFNPTSIAETMKKVIKERNLEKPAGNEEL; encoded by the exons ATGTTAACCGGCAGACTGGTACGTAAAATACACATTACTGATATACCTCCTAAAATATCTAAAGGTTCAGTTCATTTAGGAATATCGACTGCTGCAGGAAAAATGGACTTTTTGACGCGTGTCATATTATTTATCTCCTGTATCACTGTGTCTATAGCAAATGATTTAGCCAGAG GCTGGAATGATGATGTTGCATGGGTTACCCTTGAGGATGGTATTAAGGCAGCCAAGGAACA GAATAAACCAATGATGCTTGTTATACATAAGACATGGTGTGGAGCATGTAAAT CATTAAAACCACAGTTTGATAGTTCTAAAGAGATAGCAGAATTGAGTAAACCTTTTGTTATGGTTAATGTATTG GATGATGAAGAACCTGAAGGAGAGAAATATTCCCCTGATGGTGGATATATACCAAGAGTTCTCTTTTATG ATCCAGATGGAAATATTTTAGaccaatataaaaatgaaaatggccaTCCAGATTACAAGTATTATCATTTTAATCCCACATCTA TTGctgaaacaatgaaaaaagtaATTAAAGAAAGGAACCTTGAGAAACCAGCAGGAAATGAAGAGTTGTGA